From one Streptomyces mobaraensis genomic stretch:
- a CDS encoding acyl-CoA dehydrogenase has protein sequence MSDGRRTGGTAGATPGVDALEALLGDPLDPDNPLRFSRILEADERGEPFLPGEQALDTYGLNAEFVPAAYGGRLTRLDDLVETMRAVYRRDPALGLGYGVSSFLAAVNIWTAGSARQCAEAAGLLLGNGRIAVAYHELDHGNDITGMSFEATEAPEGYLLRGRKEVVANIRRAEAMVLLARTDPRPGGRSHSQLFVDAAALPADRHLPRFPTAGMRGVRLGGIELLGCPVPTDSVLGTPGQGLETALKSFQITRTTVVAMFTGVLDTGLRTTLRHVRGRRLYGRTAADLPLVRSVLAGAYTDLLLCEAFAAVAIRALHLTPAEAGVYAQAVKYFVAKTLMDAMHRLSTVLGAHFYLRDGDSAIFQKLLRDIQPAGFGHAARAICQMAIVQQLPLLARRSWNRGEPAPDDLFRLDGPLPPVPFDRLRVFAGGRERLSSTVTAAPAGAGDAEDADVARLTAHFAGELRALTDTCAGLPPSELTTAAAPRTYALADRYVRVLVAAACLGIRRHNPADPLLGDPRWLQAALTRLAARPGATPRALPDHLERWLFAELTARFESGRSFGLTGRRLPDGR, from the coding sequence ATGAGCGACGGCCGCAGAACCGGCGGAACCGCCGGCGCGACACCCGGCGTCGACGCCCTGGAAGCGCTGCTGGGCGACCCGCTGGACCCGGACAATCCGCTCCGCTTCTCCCGGATCCTCGAGGCGGACGAGCGCGGGGAACCGTTCCTCCCCGGCGAACAGGCCCTCGACACCTACGGGTTGAACGCCGAGTTCGTACCGGCCGCGTACGGGGGACGGCTCACCCGGCTCGACGACCTCGTCGAGACCATGCGCGCGGTCTACCGGCGCGACCCCGCCCTGGGCCTGGGGTACGGCGTCAGCTCCTTCCTGGCCGCCGTCAACATCTGGACCGCGGGCAGCGCGCGGCAGTGCGCGGAGGCCGCCGGGCTGCTCCTGGGCAACGGCCGGATCGCCGTCGCCTACCACGAGCTGGACCACGGCAACGACATCACCGGAATGAGCTTCGAGGCCACCGAGGCCCCCGAGGGGTACCTCCTCCGCGGCAGGAAGGAAGTCGTCGCCAACATCCGGCGGGCCGAGGCCATGGTGCTGCTGGCCCGCACGGACCCGCGCCCCGGCGGCCGCAGCCACTCCCAGCTGTTCGTCGACGCGGCCGCCCTCCCGGCCGACCGCCACCTCCCGCGCTTCCCCACCGCGGGCATGCGCGGCGTCCGGCTCGGCGGCATCGAGCTGCTCGGCTGCCCCGTGCCCACTGACAGCGTCCTCGGCACGCCGGGCCAGGGCCTGGAGACGGCCCTGAAGTCCTTCCAGATCACCCGGACGACCGTCGTCGCCATGTTCACCGGCGTCCTCGACACCGGCCTGCGCACCACCCTCCGGCACGTCCGCGGCCGGAGGCTCTACGGGCGGACCGCCGCCGACCTCCCCCTGGTCCGCTCCGTGCTCGCCGGCGCCTACACCGACCTGCTGCTCTGCGAGGCGTTCGCCGCGGTCGCCATCCGCGCCCTGCACCTCACACCGGCCGAGGCGGGCGTCTACGCGCAGGCGGTGAAGTACTTCGTCGCCAAGACGCTGATGGACGCGATGCACCGCCTCTCCACCGTCCTCGGCGCCCACTTCTACCTGCGCGACGGCGACAGCGCGATCTTCCAGAAGCTGCTGCGGGACATCCAGCCCGCCGGATTCGGCCACGCCGCCCGCGCGATCTGCCAGATGGCCATCGTCCAGCAACTGCCGCTGCTCGCCCGCCGCTCGTGGAACCGGGGCGAACCCGCCCCGGACGACCTCTTCCGGCTCGACGGACCCCTGCCGCCCGTTCCCTTCGACCGCCTGCGCGTCTTCGCCGGCGGCCGCGAACGCCTCAGCTCCACCGTGACCGCCGCACCGGCCGGCGCCGGGGACGCAGAGGACGCCGACGTCGCCCGGCTGACCGCCCACTTCGCCGGCGAACTGCGCGCGCTCACCGACACCTGCGCCGGTCTGCCGCCCTCCGAACTGACCACCGCGGCCGCACCCCGGACGTACGCCCTCGCCGACCGCTACGTGCGGGTGCTCGTCGCCGCCGCCTGCCTCGGCATCCGGCGGCACAACCCGGCCGACCCGCTGCTGGGCGACCCGCGCTGGCTCCAGGCGGCACTCACCCGGCTCGCGGCCCGGCCCGGCGCCACCCCCCGCGCCCTGCCCGACCACCTGGAGCGGTGGCTCTTCGCCGAGCTGACCGCACGCTTCGAGTCCGGCCGGAGCTTCGGCCTCACCGGACGCCGCCTCCCCGACGGCCGCTGA
- a CDS encoding non-ribosomal peptide synthetase, producing MNDIETARHAASAAQLGVWVAQQLDPGSPLFHCGVCFELTGTLEVPLLERAVNLTVAETDALRTRFTEDDEGLWQLIDAPADAPLRLIDLREHRTDATGTPEDAARAWLEAALAAPFDLLRGPLHEHVLLRLDDGRHLLFFRYHHIVLDGYGQSLYCRRLAETYTALTQGRTPAATDFHPLADLLREDAEYRTTRRYRPDRDHWLTASRDAPEPVTLAGRTAPASGGVLRRSTALGPEEARALLDAVPGAAGRWSLPVIAATAAYLSRLASRRDVVLGLPVPGRVGRAALETPSMMANILPLSLTVDAALGFTALVDQVSRKVATVLRHQRYRSEDLLAELGYSGGSQSLVGPTVNIMSFQHPTVFGDLGTTARQLATGPVQDLSVVAIGSADAHDGIRLEFDANPAVYGEDELAAHLERFQGFLRRLAEAPDTPLGHLDVLGAAERRRVLVEWNDTARPQPPRTLPQLFEEQAARTPDAVALVSEGTTLNYAELNARANRLAHRLLAEGVGPEQTVGLVLPRSVAFAVALLGVLKAGAAFLPLDPGHPAERLAYMLADAGPVRLLTLRSAAGAVAASEVPCLVLDDPGTAADLAARPDTDPADGTDRPVPLDPEHPAYVIYTSGSTGRPKGVVVPHGGVVNRLTWLRETHPLAPDDRVLQKTPSSFDVSVAEFFRPLIEGAALVVARTDGHKDPGYLADLIRAERVTAVHFVPSMLRVFLQSPEAAACRDTLRQVSCSGEALPAELQAAFFRTFDIPLYNLYGPTEASIEVTAWQCRDEGTGVPVPIGAPIRNTRVYVLDHALRPVPAGATGELYLAGAGVTRGYHGRPGLTAERFVADPYGPPGARMYRTGDVVRWRADGNLVFVGRGDGQVKVRGFRIELGEVEAALAAQPGVAQAAVVVREDVPGDRRLVGYAVPEPDTGPDPARLRARLAERLPDYMVPVAVVVLDGLPVTVNGKLDRAALPAPVFGGAPAGRAPRSGREQALCGLFAEVLGVERVGVEDNFFDLGGHSLSATRLVSRIRSVLGVELGIRTLFEAPTAEGLARRLEDAGRARPALVARERPERLPVSFAQRRLWLVGQLEGPSATYNHPLALRLTGPLDRMALGAALRDVVERHESLRTVFGEVGGEPLQRVLGMAEVGEVLSWVPLAGAGEEAVSAALRERARYVFDLAAEVPVRAWLFGVGTDEYVLLLVVHHIAGDGWSMGPLGRDLEVAYRARVSGGVPEWDALPVQYADYALWQRELLGDEADPSSPAGSQLAFWRGALAGLPAELSLPVDRVRPAVASFAGGSVPVRIDADLHGRLAEVARACGASVFMVVQAGLAALLTRLGAGTDIPIGSPVAGRMDEALEDLVGFFVNTLVLRTDTSGNPSFAALVDRVRETDLAAYAHQDLPFERLVENLNPERSLARHPLFQVMLAFQNADGAALRIPGVTTENRPLEAGAAKFDLSFELRERPSADGAPAGITGTVDYAVDLFDRGTVELMVERLVRFLEAVAEDPGTPVGRVEILEPAERERLLEQWNDTAADVPDTTLPELLQAQAARTPDAVALVFEGTPLTYAELNARANRLAHRLLADDIGPESTVAVLLERSAELVVALLAVLKAGAAYLPLDPGLPPERLAYMLADAGPAAVVTRRSAAGAVAGAEVPCLVLDDPGTAADLAARPDTDPADGTDRPVPLDPEHPAYVIYTSGSTGRPKGVVIPHRGIVNRLAWMQDRYGLTADDRVLQKTPASFDVSVWEFFWPLLEGATLVVARPEGHKDPAYLADLIRTERVTTVHFVPSMLRVFLQAPEAAGCGGVLRRVLCSGEALPDEVRAACARVLDVPLHNLYGPTEASVDVTSWQCRDRDGDGGASVPIGEPIWNTRLYVLDGLLCPVPVGVAGELYLAGANLARGYLRRPGLTAGRFVADPFGAPGERMYRTGDLVRRRPDGALTFVGRVDDQVKIRGFRIEPGEIEAVLAALPGVAQAALVVREDTPGDKRLVAYVVPALDTAPDAGRLKALAGERLPEYMVPAAVVVLESLPLTPNGKLDRRGLPAPDFTADATGREPRTPRERVLCALFADVLGLERVGADDGFFELGGDSILSIQLVSKARAAGLGITAGDVFRARTAAALAEAATELDTAAGAPARDADDDGTGPFPLTPVMRWALERGGPVDGLHQAVVVRAPAGLDLPSLTEALRRIVDHHDALRLRLNRTGTAWQPEITPPGTVSVAEAVERVDATELTDDELRTAVAESALTVRDRLRPDDGRLLQAVWFDRGPHTPGRLLLCVHHFAVDGVSWRILLPDLAAVHAGLAAGHDARPEPVGTSFRRWSQRLTAAARTAGRVAELPLWQEVLDHSEPPIGSRAPDPRRDPAATARSLTLTLPADATGPLLTTAPAAFHTGVNEVLLTALALAFAHWRRDGGGTGNGPLLLDLEGHGREESLAAGDVSRTVGWFTTVHPARLDVDVSDWDDLWAAGPEAGHALKRVKEQLAALPDHGAGYGLLRYLNPDTAPLLAGLARPQVLFNYLGRTTAGRDADWQPLADVDLPPGTDPRAPLGHTLEINAMARDDGAGPVLTATWSWPRDLLAEDDVRRLAETWFRALRALTAHAENPDAGGYTPSDLPLVSLDQAQIDLVEMMWRTAE from the coding sequence GTGAACGACATCGAGACCGCACGCCATGCCGCCTCGGCCGCGCAACTGGGCGTCTGGGTCGCCCAGCAACTGGACCCCGGCAGCCCCCTCTTCCACTGCGGCGTCTGCTTCGAGCTGACCGGAACCCTCGAAGTGCCGCTGCTGGAGCGGGCGGTGAACCTGACCGTCGCCGAGACGGACGCGCTGCGCACCCGCTTCACCGAGGACGACGAGGGCCTGTGGCAGCTCATCGACGCACCGGCCGACGCGCCGCTGCGCCTGATCGACCTGCGCGAGCACCGTACGGACGCCACCGGCACCCCCGAGGACGCGGCCCGCGCATGGCTCGAAGCCGCCCTCGCGGCCCCGTTCGACCTGCTCCGCGGCCCCCTCCACGAGCACGTGCTGCTCCGGCTCGACGACGGACGCCACCTGCTCTTCTTCCGCTACCACCACATCGTCCTGGACGGCTACGGCCAGTCCCTCTACTGCCGGCGGCTCGCCGAGACCTACACGGCCCTCACCCAGGGCCGCACGCCGGCCGCCACGGACTTCCACCCGCTGGCGGACCTCCTGCGGGAGGACGCCGAATACCGCACCACCCGGCGGTACCGGCCGGACCGCGACCACTGGCTGACGGCCTCCCGGGACGCCCCCGAACCCGTCACCCTGGCCGGCCGCACCGCACCCGCCTCGGGGGGCGTCCTGCGCCGGAGCACCGCACTGGGCCCCGAGGAGGCCCGGGCACTCCTGGACGCCGTACCCGGCGCCGCCGGCCGCTGGTCCCTCCCGGTCATCGCCGCCACGGCGGCGTACCTGAGCCGGCTCGCCTCCCGCCGCGACGTCGTGCTGGGACTGCCCGTGCCGGGCCGGGTCGGGCGCGCCGCCCTCGAAACGCCGTCGATGATGGCGAACATCCTGCCGCTGAGCCTCACGGTCGACGCGGCGCTCGGCTTCACCGCGCTGGTGGACCAGGTGTCGCGGAAGGTCGCCACCGTCCTGCGGCACCAGCGGTACCGCAGCGAGGACCTGCTGGCCGAACTGGGCTACTCCGGCGGCTCGCAGAGCCTCGTGGGCCCCACGGTCAACATCATGTCCTTCCAGCACCCGACGGTCTTCGGCGACCTGGGCACCACGGCCCGCCAACTGGCGACCGGCCCGGTCCAGGACCTCTCCGTCGTGGCCATCGGCAGCGCGGACGCCCACGACGGCATTCGGCTGGAATTCGACGCCAACCCCGCCGTGTACGGCGAGGACGAACTCGCCGCCCACCTCGAACGGTTCCAGGGCTTCCTGCGCCGCCTCGCCGAGGCCCCGGACACCCCCCTCGGACACCTCGACGTCCTTGGGGCGGCCGAACGCCGCCGGGTGCTCGTGGAGTGGAACGACACCGCCCGCCCCCAGCCCCCGCGCACCCTCCCGCAGTTGTTCGAGGAGCAGGCGGCCAGGACCCCGGACGCCGTGGCGCTGGTGTCCGAGGGCACGACACTGAACTACGCGGAGCTGAACGCCCGCGCCAACCGCCTGGCCCACCGCCTGCTCGCCGAAGGCGTCGGCCCCGAGCAGACCGTCGGCCTGGTGCTGCCCCGCTCCGTCGCGTTCGCCGTCGCGCTGCTGGGCGTGCTGAAGGCGGGCGCGGCGTTCCTGCCGCTCGACCCGGGACACCCGGCGGAACGGCTGGCGTACATGCTGGCGGACGCCGGCCCGGTGCGCCTGCTGACGCTACGCTCCGCGGCCGGCGCGGTCGCCGCGTCCGAGGTGCCCTGCCTGGTGCTGGACGACCCGGGGACCGCGGCCGACCTGGCGGCCCGTCCGGACACCGATCCGGCGGACGGCACCGACCGTCCCGTCCCGCTGGACCCGGAGCACCCCGCCTACGTCATCTACACCTCCGGTTCCACCGGGCGGCCCAAGGGCGTCGTCGTCCCGCACGGCGGCGTCGTCAACCGCCTTACCTGGCTGCGCGAGACCCACCCCCTGGCGCCGGACGACAGGGTCCTGCAGAAGACCCCGTCGAGCTTCGACGTCTCCGTCGCGGAGTTCTTCCGGCCGCTGATCGAGGGCGCCGCCCTGGTCGTGGCCCGCACCGACGGTCACAAGGACCCCGGCTACCTGGCCGACCTCATCCGCGCCGAGCGCGTGACCGCCGTCCACTTCGTGCCGTCCATGCTGCGGGTCTTCCTCCAGTCACCCGAGGCCGCCGCCTGCCGCGACACCCTGCGGCAGGTCTCCTGCAGCGGCGAGGCCCTGCCCGCCGAACTGCAGGCCGCCTTCTTCCGGACCTTCGACATCCCGCTGTACAACCTCTACGGGCCCACCGAAGCCTCCATCGAGGTGACGGCCTGGCAGTGCCGCGACGAGGGCACCGGCGTCCCCGTGCCCATCGGCGCACCCATCCGGAACACCCGCGTCTACGTGCTCGACCACGCGCTGCGCCCGGTACCGGCCGGGGCGACCGGGGAGCTCTACCTCGCCGGCGCCGGGGTCACCCGCGGCTACCACGGCCGCCCCGGCCTGACCGCCGAGCGCTTCGTGGCCGATCCGTACGGCCCGCCCGGGGCGCGGATGTACCGGACCGGCGACGTGGTGCGGTGGCGTGCGGACGGCAACCTCGTGTTCGTCGGCCGCGGGGACGGACAGGTGAAGGTCCGGGGCTTCCGGATCGAACTGGGCGAGGTGGAGGCCGCGCTCGCCGCCCAGCCCGGGGTGGCGCAGGCGGCCGTGGTGGTCCGGGAGGACGTCCCGGGCGACCGGCGCCTGGTCGGCTACGCGGTCCCGGAGCCGGACACCGGGCCCGACCCGGCGCGCCTGCGCGCGCGGCTCGCCGAGCGGCTTCCGGACTACATGGTGCCGGTGGCGGTCGTGGTGCTGGACGGACTGCCGGTGACGGTGAACGGGAAGCTGGACCGCGCCGCCCTGCCGGCCCCCGTCTTCGGCGGGGCCCCGGCGGGACGTGCGCCCCGGTCGGGCCGCGAGCAGGCCCTGTGCGGGCTGTTCGCCGAGGTGCTGGGGGTGGAGCGGGTCGGCGTCGAGGACAACTTCTTCGACCTGGGCGGGCATTCGCTGTCCGCGACGCGGCTGGTCAGCCGGATCCGCTCGGTGCTGGGCGTGGAGCTCGGCATCCGGACGCTGTTCGAGGCGCCGACGGCGGAGGGCCTGGCACGCCGCCTGGAGGACGCGGGCCGGGCACGCCCGGCGCTGGTCGCGAGGGAGCGGCCGGAACGCCTGCCGGTGTCCTTCGCCCAGCGCCGCCTGTGGCTCGTCGGACAGCTCGAAGGCCCCAGCGCCACCTACAACCACCCGCTCGCCCTGCGCCTGACGGGCCCGCTGGACCGGATGGCGCTGGGCGCGGCGCTGCGTGATGTCGTGGAGCGCCACGAGAGCCTCCGGACGGTGTTCGGCGAGGTGGGGGGCGAGCCGCTCCAGCGGGTGCTGGGGATGGCCGAGGTGGGGGAGGTGCTGTCGTGGGTCCCGTTGGCCGGGGCCGGCGAAGAGGCAGTCTCCGCCGCGCTGCGCGAGCGTGCCCGGTACGTGTTCGACCTCGCGGCCGAAGTGCCGGTGCGCGCATGGCTGTTCGGCGTCGGGACGGACGAGTACGTGCTGTTGCTGGTGGTGCACCACATCGCCGGTGACGGCTGGTCGATGGGCCCGCTGGGCCGGGATCTGGAGGTCGCGTACCGGGCGCGGGTGTCGGGTGGTGTGCCGGAGTGGGACGCGCTCCCGGTGCAGTACGCGGACTACGCCTTGTGGCAGCGGGAGTTGCTGGGGGACGAGGCGGATCCGTCGAGTCCGGCCGGGTCCCAGCTGGCGTTCTGGCGCGGGGCCCTGGCCGGCCTGCCCGCGGAGCTGAGCCTTCCGGTGGACCGGGTCCGCCCCGCGGTGGCGTCGTTCGCGGGCGGATCGGTGCCGGTGCGTATCGACGCGGATTTGCATGGACGTTTGGCGGAGGTGGCCCGCGCCTGCGGTGCGAGTGTGTTCATGGTGGTCCAGGCGGGTCTGGCCGCGTTGCTGACGCGGTTGGGCGCGGGGACGGACATTCCGATCGGCTCGCCGGTGGCGGGGCGTATGGACGAGGCGTTGGAGGACCTGGTCGGGTTCTTCGTCAACACGCTCGTCCTGCGCACGGACACCTCCGGGAATCCGTCGTTCGCGGCGCTGGTGGACCGCGTACGGGAGACGGACCTCGCGGCGTACGCGCATCAGGACCTGCCGTTCGAGCGGCTGGTCGAGAATCTCAACCCCGAGCGTTCCCTGGCCCGGCACCCCCTCTTCCAGGTCATGCTCGCCTTCCAGAACGCCGACGGAGCCGCCCTGCGCATCCCCGGCGTCACCACCGAGAACCGGCCGCTCGAAGCCGGCGCGGCCAAGTTCGACCTGTCCTTCGAGCTGCGCGAGCGGCCGTCGGCGGACGGAGCCCCCGCCGGCATCACCGGAACCGTCGACTACGCGGTGGACCTGTTCGACCGGGGAACCGTGGAGCTGATGGTGGAGCGGCTGGTCCGCTTCCTGGAGGCGGTCGCCGAAGACCCCGGCACCCCGGTCGGCCGGGTGGAGATCCTGGAACCGGCGGAACGCGAGCGGCTGCTGGAGCAGTGGAACGACACCGCGGCCGACGTCCCGGACACCACCCTTCCCGAACTCCTCCAGGCACAGGCGGCCAGGACCCCGGACGCCGTGGCGCTGGTGTTCGAGGGAACGCCGCTGACCTACGCGGAGCTGAACGCCCGCGCCAACCGCCTGGCGCACCGCCTGCTCGCCGACGACATCGGTCCCGAGTCCACGGTGGCGGTCCTGCTGGAGCGCTCGGCCGAGCTGGTCGTCGCGCTGCTCGCGGTCCTGAAGGCGGGCGCGGCGTACCTGCCGCTCGACCCGGGGCTGCCGCCGGAGCGCCTGGCGTACATGCTGGCGGACGCCGGCCCGGCGGCCGTGGTGACGCGGCGGTCGGCGGCCGGCGCGGTCGCCGGGGCCGAGGTGCCCTGCCTGGTGCTGGACGACCCGGGGACCGCGGCCGACCTGGCGGCCCGTCCGGACACCGATCCGGCGGACGGCACCGACCGTCCCGTCCCGCTGGACCCGGAGCACCCCGCCTACGTCATCTACACCTCCGGTTCCACCGGGCGGCCCAAGGGCGTCGTCATCCCGCACCGCGGGATCGTCAACCGCCTCGCCTGGATGCAGGACCGCTACGGGCTGACCGCGGACGACCGGGTGCTGCAGAAGACCCCGGCGAGCTTCGACGTCTCGGTCTGGGAGTTCTTCTGGCCGCTACTGGAGGGCGCCACCCTGGTGGTGGCCCGCCCCGAGGGTCACAAGGACCCGGCCTACCTGGCGGATCTCATCCGGACCGAGCGGGTGACCACCGTCCACTTCGTGCCCTCCATGCTGCGGGTCTTCCTCCAGGCCCCCGAAGCCGCCGGCTGCGGCGGCGTGCTGCGGCGCGTGCTGTGCAGCGGCGAGGCGCTGCCCGACGAGGTGCGCGCGGCCTGCGCCCGGGTGCTGGACGTCCCCCTGCACAACCTCTACGGCCCGACCGAGGCGTCGGTCGACGTGACGTCGTGGCAGTGCCGTGACCGGGACGGGGACGGCGGCGCCTCCGTACCGATCGGCGAACCCATCTGGAACACCCGGCTGTACGTGCTCGACGGCTTGCTGTGCCCGGTGCCGGTGGGCGTGGCCGGCGAGCTGTACCTGGCCGGCGCCAACCTCGCCCGCGGCTACCTGCGCCGGCCGGGGCTGACCGCCGGGCGGTTCGTCGCCGACCCGTTCGGGGCCCCCGGCGAGCGGATGTACCGGACCGGCGACCTCGTCCGCCGGCGCCCCGACGGCGCTCTCACCTTCGTCGGCCGCGTCGACGATCAGGTGAAGATCCGAGGCTTCCGCATCGAACCCGGCGAGATCGAGGCCGTGCTCGCCGCGCTGCCCGGCGTCGCCCAGGCGGCCCTGGTGGTCCGCGAGGACACGCCGGGCGACAAGCGGCTGGTCGCGTACGTCGTCCCCGCACTGGACACCGCCCCCGACGCCGGGCGCCTGAAGGCCCTGGCCGGGGAGCGGCTGCCCGAATACATGGTCCCGGCCGCGGTGGTGGTCCTGGAGTCCCTGCCGCTGACCCCCAACGGCAAGCTCGACCGGAGGGGGCTGCCCGCGCCCGACTTCACCGCCGACGCCACGGGCCGGGAGCCGAGGACGCCCAGGGAGCGGGTGCTGTGCGCGCTCTTCGCCGACGTCCTCGGCCTGGAGCGGGTGGGCGCCGACGACGGCTTCTTCGAGCTGGGCGGCGACAGCATCCTGTCGATCCAGCTGGTGAGCAAGGCACGCGCCGCGGGCCTCGGCATCACCGCCGGGGACGTCTTCCGCGCCAGGACGGCCGCCGCCCTGGCCGAGGCCGCCACCGAACTCGACACCGCGGCCGGGGCCCCGGCGCGGGACGCCGACGACGACGGAACCGGACCGTTCCCCCTCACCCCCGTCATGCGGTGGGCGCTGGAACGCGGCGGCCCCGTCGACGGCCTCCACCAGGCCGTCGTGGTCCGCGCGCCCGCCGGACTCGACCTCCCCTCGCTGACCGAGGCGCTGCGCCGGATCGTCGACCACCACGACGCGCTGCGACTGCGGCTGAACCGCACCGGAACCGCGTGGCAGCCGGAGATCACGCCCCCGGGCACCGTCTCCGTTGCCGAGGCCGTCGAGCGCGTCGACGCCACGGAGCTGACCGACGACGAGCTGCGGACGGCCGTGGCCGAGAGCGCCCTGACCGTCCGCGACCGCCTGCGGCCCGACGACGGACGCCTCCTCCAGGCCGTGTGGTTCGACCGCGGCCCCCACACGCCGGGCCGGCTGCTGCTCTGCGTCCACCACTTCGCCGTCGACGGCGTTTCCTGGCGCATCCTCCTGCCGGACCTGGCCGCCGTCCACGCCGGCCTCGCCGCCGGCCACGACGCCCGGCCGGAGCCGGTCGGGACCTCGTTCCGCCGCTGGTCGCAGCGCCTGACGGCCGCGGCGCGGACCGCCGGCCGGGTCGCGGAACTCCCTTTGTGGCAGGAGGTGCTCGACCACTCCGAGCCGCCGATCGGCAGTCGCGCACCGGATCCCCGACGGGACCCGGCCGCGACCGCCCGCTCGCTGACCCTGACCCTGCCCGCCGACGCCACCGGACCGCTGCTGACCACCGCGCCCGCCGCCTTCCACACCGGCGTCAACGAGGTGCTGCTCACCGCCCTGGCCCTGGCCTTCGCCCACTGGCGCCGGGACGGCGGCGGGACGGGGAACGGCCCGCTCCTCCTCGACCTGGAGGGGCACGGCCGTGAGGAGTCCCTCGCGGCCGGCGACGTGTCCCGCACGGTCGGCTGGTTCACCACCGTGCACCCGGCGCGGCTGGACGTGGACGTCAGCGACTGGGACGACCTCTGGGCCGCCGGGCCGGAGGCGGGGCACGCGCTGAAGCGGGTCAAGGAGCAGCTGGCCGCCCTGCCCGACCACGGCGCCGGCTACGGCCTGCTGCGGTACCTCAACCCGGACACCGCCCCCCTGCTGGCCGGACTGGCGCGCCCCCAGGTGCTGTTCAACTACCTCGGCCGCACGACCGCCGGCCGGGACGCCGACTGGCAGCCGCTCGCCGACGTGGACCTGCCCCCGGGAACCGACCCCCGGGCACCGCTCGGCCACACCCTGGAGATCAACGCCATGGCCCGGGACGACGGTGCCGGCCCCGTGCTGACCGCGACCTGGTCCTGGCCCCGTGACCTGCTCGCGGAGGACGACGTCCGGCGCCTGGCGGAGACCTGGTTCCGCGCCCTGCGCGCCCTCACCGCCCACGCCGAGAACCCGGACGCGGGCGGCTACACCCCCTCGGACCTGCCCCTGGTCTCGCTCGACCAGGCACAGATCGACCTCGTGGAAATGATGTGGAGGACGGCCGAGTGA
- a CDS encoding acyl carrier protein — MQPAASETTAVSAESLTAWLIERIAEHVRMPAADISPDRPMTGYGLSSLYALTLASEIEDHLDITVDDTIMWDNPTVASLVDALLKEIATSS; from the coding sequence GTGCAGCCTGCTGCCTCCGAAACGACCGCGGTGTCCGCCGAGTCCCTGACCGCCTGGCTGATCGAGCGGATTGCCGAACACGTGCGGATGCCCGCCGCGGACATCAGCCCCGACCGGCCGATGACCGGCTACGGCCTCAGCTCCCTCTACGCGCTGACCCTGGCGAGCGAGATCGAGGACCACCTCGACATCACCGTGGACGACACGATCATGTGGGACAACCCCACCGTCGCCTCCCTCGTCGACGCCCTCCTCAAGGAGATCGCCACGTCCTCCTGA